ATGGTGATAGTCCGAATATCAAAATTCTGCTCCTCAATCATGGCAATGGTTTCTGTAACTTGTCTAATATCCATGCGCCCTCTCCTTAGATATTGTACATAGCGTCAAAAATCGCTGCACTTTGAATATTGATTTTGACATTGAGGGTCTGACCAAAGGCCTCAAATTCACTACGAAGCGCAGCAAAATCCTGCTTTTCGTCGCTAGACACGACAGCCATCATGGTAAAAAACTCATCCAAAACCGTTTGAGAAATATCGTCAATATTGAGCCCCAGCTCGGCAATTTTACTAGCTACACCAGCCACAATCCCTGCCTTATCTTTTCCAACAACCGTAATAATCGCTTTCATCGTTTGCTCCAATCATCTTTATTGCTAATATTGTAGCATAAACGCTTGGTTTTTGCATGAATTTGCAGAAATCCAAGCTGCGAATCTTGCAAGCCATTTTTAAAAAATAATTGATTCAAATATTGGCAACATCCCACTAAAAATGGCTCTCTCGATATCAGGTTCAGATGCTCTTCAGAAATTACACACATCTCTCTTTTTTGTTAGAAGTTTGTTTTTTATCTATGTTTTTGTTTGTGAACGGTTTCAAACTCTGCTATACTAAACTTAAGAACACATTAAAAAGGAGGTTTCTTATGAAAAACTCATATAAGAAACGCTTATATACACAAGCCCTCAGCCTATCCGCTGCGGTTCTCTTAGCCGTTTTAGCTCAAGGAAATTCAGCGGCTGATACGCTTAACCCTG
This genomic window from Streptococcus cristatus AS 1.3089 contains:
- a CDS encoding ACT domain-containing protein — encoded protein: MKAIITVVGKDKAGIVAGVASKIAELGLNIDDISQTVLDEFFTMMAVVSSDEKQDFAALRSEFEAFGQTLNVKINIQSAAIFDAMYNI